A genome region from Crossiella equi includes the following:
- a CDS encoding acylphosphatase codes for MLNEEQPVRLTAWVHGQVQGVGFRWWTRSRALELGLVGWARNTRDGRVEVVAEGTGERCSRLLSYLQSGDTPGRVTTVVEQWGTAKGGLTGFPER; via the coding sequence GTGTTGAACGAGGAGCAACCGGTCCGGCTCACCGCCTGGGTGCACGGCCAGGTGCAGGGAGTCGGTTTCCGCTGGTGGACGCGCAGCCGGGCCTTGGAGCTGGGTTTGGTCGGCTGGGCCCGCAATACCAGGGACGGCCGCGTTGAGGTAGTGGCGGAGGGCACTGGCGAACGTTGCTCGCGGCTGCTGTCCTACCTCCAGTCGGGTGATACCCCCGGTCGGGTGACCACCGTGGTGGAGCAATGGGGGACAGCGAAGGGTGGTTTGACCGGGTTTCCGGAACGATGA
- a CDS encoding CAP domain-containing protein has protein sequence MVVRFLAVTTRRKERNPGVLGLVAMMIGAGGACAVSLLAPTALQALTGVDLIASAEAAREEVSGVARDGALPQWQGGEGTLVVATSAVTSAPSGTAPSSTSETPASSTEAPPPSSSGEPPPSSSSAEAPPPTTQAPPTTTTRPPDNPAASPAARVVQLVNQERARAGCRSLRVDERLVAAAQRHAADMASRGYFSHTAPDGTSFVDRARSAGYPAPGGENIARGQRTAEKVMESWMGSSGHRANILNCSFVAIGVGHDARGPHWVQVFGR, from the coding sequence ATGGTGGTACGTTTCCTCGCCGTGACCACCCGGCGCAAGGAACGCAACCCCGGTGTCCTCGGCCTCGTCGCGATGATGATCGGTGCTGGTGGCGCCTGCGCGGTGTCCCTGCTGGCGCCCACCGCGCTGCAGGCGCTGACCGGGGTCGACCTCATCGCCAGCGCGGAGGCCGCGCGTGAGGAGGTCTCCGGCGTCGCCCGCGACGGCGCGCTGCCGCAGTGGCAGGGCGGCGAGGGCACCCTGGTGGTGGCCACCAGCGCGGTCACGTCCGCCCCGTCGGGCACCGCGCCGAGCAGCACCAGCGAGACCCCGGCGAGCAGCACCGAGGCGCCGCCGCCGAGCAGCTCCGGCGAGCCGCCGCCCTCCTCCAGCAGCGCGGAGGCGCCGCCGCCCACGACGCAGGCCCCGCCCACCACGACCACCCGGCCCCCGGACAACCCGGCCGCCTCGCCCGCGGCGCGTGTGGTGCAGCTGGTGAACCAGGAGCGGGCGCGGGCGGGCTGCCGTAGCCTCCGAGTAGACGAGCGGTTGGTTGCTGCGGCCCAGCGGCATGCGGCCGATATGGCCAGCCGCGGTTACTTCTCGCACACCGCACCGGACGGTACGTCCTTCGTTGACAGAGCGCGATCGGCTGGTTACCCAGCGCCAGGCGGTGAGAACATCGCCCGCGGACAGCGCACTGCCGAGAAGGTCATGGAGTCGTGGATGGGTTCTTCAGGTCACCGGGCGAACATCCTGAACTGTTCGTTCGTCGCGATCGGCGTCGGGCACGACGCCCGCGGCCCGCACTGGGTGCAGGTGTTCGGCAGATGA
- a CDS encoding winged helix-turn-helix transcriptional regulator: MGRPIFTGATGSVARALDEIGDPQVLLLVEQLFAGTSDPVELRRGLGMRVELFDPLLARCVEHGFVQRRPRPQAGAIVWEYFATEKAEPLRAVLNALDACGLAWPALGEDSRPRASRSRARHKAGEPDVEPSRVVPFPRR, from the coding sequence ATGGGTAGGCCCATTTTCACCGGTGCCACCGGTTCAGTGGCTCGCGCGCTCGACGAGATCGGTGATCCCCAGGTCCTCCTCCTCGTGGAGCAACTGTTCGCCGGGACGAGTGACCCGGTCGAGCTGCGCCGGGGCCTGGGCATGCGGGTGGAGCTGTTCGACCCGCTGCTGGCCCGCTGCGTCGAGCACGGGTTCGTCCAGCGCCGCCCGCGCCCGCAGGCCGGGGCCATCGTGTGGGAGTACTTCGCCACCGAGAAGGCCGAACCCCTGCGCGCGGTGCTCAACGCCCTGGACGCCTGCGGCCTGGCCTGGCCCGCCCTCGGTGAGGACAGCAGGCCCCGCGCCTCCCGCAGCCGCGCCCGGCACAAGGCCGGGGAACCGGACGTCGAGCCCAGCCGGGTGGTGCCCTTCCCTCGGCGCTGA